The proteins below are encoded in one region of Haloarcula marismortui ATCC 43049:
- a CDS encoding enoyl-CoA hydratase/isomerase family protein: protein MTDLADIAADCETVSVRVGDRVENVATVELHRPEARNALNTQLRSEFKQVFDAIPDSDVRAVVLTGAADTGAFVAGADVTELRERDMLEQREASKRPRVYEYVDECPMPVIARINGHALGGGCELIQAADIRIAHTDAKFGQPEINLGIMPGGGGTQRLPRLVGEGHAMRLILTGELIDASEAVDIGLVDEVHDDDSFDERVYDIASSIAEKSPAALELAKKAVRASSRMDLEAGIEYEAELFAQLFATGDKDEGIDAFLEDRDPEWASE, encoded by the coding sequence ATGACGGACCTCGCTGACATTGCGGCGGACTGTGAAACGGTCTCGGTGCGCGTCGGGGACCGCGTGGAGAACGTCGCTACCGTCGAATTACACCGCCCGGAGGCTCGAAACGCGCTCAACACCCAGTTGCGGTCGGAGTTCAAGCAGGTCTTCGACGCAATCCCGGACAGCGACGTTCGTGCTGTCGTGTTGACTGGCGCGGCAGACACCGGCGCATTCGTTGCGGGTGCGGACGTAACGGAACTCCGCGAGCGGGATATGCTAGAGCAACGGGAGGCGAGCAAGCGACCTCGCGTCTACGAGTACGTCGACGAGTGCCCGATGCCGGTCATCGCCCGTATCAACGGGCACGCCCTCGGCGGCGGCTGTGAGCTGATTCAGGCGGCTGATATCCGGATCGCGCATACGGATGCGAAATTTGGGCAGCCGGAAATCAACCTTGGCATCATGCCTGGTGGTGGCGGCACACAGCGACTGCCGCGCCTGGTCGGCGAGGGCCACGCAATGCGGCTTATCCTCACTGGCGAACTTATCGACGCGTCGGAGGCTGTCGATATCGGCCTCGTCGACGAAGTTCACGATGACGACTCCTTCGATGAGCGTGTCTACGACATCGCGTCGTCGATTGCAGAAAAAAGCCCTGCGGCGCTCGAATTAGCGAAGAAAGCCGTTCGTGCCAGTTCCCGAATGGACCTCGAAGCCGGCATTGAGTACGAAGCCGAACTGTTCGCTCAACTGTTCGCAACCGGTGACAAGGACGAAGGTATCGACGCGTTCCTCGAAGACAGAGATCCAGAGTGGGCCAGCGAGTGA
- a CDS encoding 3-hydroxyacyl-CoA dehydrogenase family protein, with the protein MHVAILGAGTMGHGIAQVSAMAGHDVSLRDIEADIVDDGLTAIESNLEEGIAREKVTESTAEATIDRLKGTTSLEEAVTGADLVVEAVPEEMAIKHETLTAVESHVDPATLIASNTSSLSLTEIASVLDYPERAIGLHFFNPVHIMALVEIVVAEQTSAETIARAREFVNGIDKTPVEVADAPGFASSRLGVSLGVEAMRMVQEGVATPQDIDTAMELGYNHPMGPIELGDVVGLDVRLDILEYLRDELGERFRPPQILKRKVRAGKLGKKSGEGFYVWEDGDIVGTSGEWGDA; encoded by the coding sequence ATGCACGTAGCTATCCTAGGCGCCGGTACCATGGGCCACGGTATCGCTCAAGTATCTGCAATGGCCGGTCACGACGTCTCTCTCCGTGATATCGAGGCGGATATCGTCGACGACGGCCTGACCGCCATCGAGTCGAATCTGGAGGAGGGTATCGCCCGGGAGAAAGTGACCGAATCGACGGCCGAGGCAACGATAGACCGCCTCAAAGGGACGACCTCGCTAGAAGAGGCCGTGACTGGGGCAGACCTCGTCGTGGAAGCAGTCCCCGAAGAGATGGCGATCAAACACGAGACGCTCACTGCGGTCGAATCCCACGTCGACCCGGCGACGCTTATCGCTTCAAACACTTCTTCGCTGTCACTGACTGAGATAGCGAGCGTCCTTGACTATCCCGAGCGAGCTATTGGCCTTCACTTTTTCAATCCGGTGCACATTATGGCACTCGTCGAGATTGTCGTCGCGGAACAGACGAGTGCCGAAACGATTGCGCGTGCCCGGGAGTTCGTGAACGGGATCGACAAGACACCGGTGGAGGTGGCCGATGCACCGGGCTTTGCCTCCTCCCGCCTTGGCGTCTCGCTGGGAGTCGAAGCGATGCGGATGGTGCAGGAAGGCGTTGCAACACCGCAGGACATCGACACCGCGATGGAACTCGGCTACAATCACCCGATGGGACCTATCGAACTCGGCGACGTCGTCGGTCTTGATGTCCGACTCGACATCCTCGAATACCTGCGTGACGAACTCGGTGAACGGTTCCGTCCGCCACAGATCCTGAAACGGAAGGTCCGTGCGGGCAAACTCGGCAAGAAATCCGGCGAGGGGTTCTACGTCTGGGAGGACGGTGACATCGTTGGCACCAGCGGCGAGTGGGGGGACGCATGA